One window from the genome of Cumulibacter manganitolerans encodes:
- a CDS encoding uracil-DNA glycosylase yields the protein MPTPLAELVHPEWLPVLAPVEPVIARMGEFLRGEVAAGRQYLPAGDRILRAFGQPLSAVKVLVVGQDPYPTPGHAVGLSFSVEPHVRPIPRSLQNIYREYVADLGHAMPADGDLSPWERHGVLLLNRCLTVEPGRPAAHRGKGWEAVTDAAIDGLVARGGPLVALLWGRDAQSLAPRLGDVPVVASAHPSPMSADRGFFGSRPFSRVNELLVEQGGEPVDWRL from the coding sequence GGTCATCGCCCGGATGGGGGAGTTCCTGCGCGGCGAGGTCGCCGCCGGGCGGCAGTACCTGCCCGCGGGCGACCGGATCCTGCGGGCGTTCGGGCAGCCGCTGTCGGCCGTCAAGGTGCTCGTCGTCGGCCAGGACCCGTACCCGACGCCCGGCCACGCGGTCGGGTTGAGCTTCAGCGTCGAGCCGCATGTCCGTCCGATCCCCCGCTCGCTGCAGAACATCTACCGGGAGTACGTCGCCGACCTCGGCCACGCGATGCCCGCCGACGGGGACCTCTCGCCGTGGGAGCGGCACGGCGTGCTGCTGCTCAACCGCTGCCTGACCGTGGAGCCGGGCCGGCCGGCCGCGCACCGCGGCAAGGGCTGGGAGGCGGTCACCGATGCCGCCATCGACGGGCTGGTCGCGCGCGGCGGGCCGCTGGTGGCGCTGCTGTGGGGACGCGACGCGCAGTCGCTGGCCCCGCGGCTCGGCGACGTCCCGGTCGTGGCCTCCGCGCACCCGTCGCCGATGAGCGCCGACCGGGGCTTCTTCGGCTCCCGGCCGTTCAGCCGCGTCAACGAGCTGCTCGTCGAGCAGGGCGGCGAACCCGTCGACTGGAGGCTGTAG